In Tachypleus tridentatus isolate NWPU-2018 chromosome 7, ASM421037v1, whole genome shotgun sequence, a genomic segment contains:
- the LOC143255421 gene encoding uncharacterized protein LOC143255421, producing MTATQASELLTLSIFPRSGNGNRKTVTRADMQMGEVWLSTLSIICGAELRRQFPDKPSVTPQHLGKICHGMLFTLKKLQAAPADRNRPDVKAERKDYALWFMETALRAPRVIYIDEMGFNVWTIKKLTAFT from the coding sequence ATGACTGCAACGCAAGCAAGCGAGTTACTTACTCTATCGATTTTCCCCCGTAGCGGGAATGGTAATAGGAAAACGGTCACACGCGCCGACATGCAAATGGGAGAAGTGTGGCTATCTACTTTATCTATTATTTGTGGTGCTGAGCTCCGGAGACAGTTTCCAGATAAGCCTTCTGTCACCCCACAACATCTGGGGAAAATTTGTCATGGAATGCTTTTCACTCTGAAGAAACTGCAAGCCGCCCCAGCCGACAGAAATCGGCCTGACGTGAAGGCTGAAAGGAAAGACTATGCCCTGTGGTTCATGGAGACGGCACTTCGCGCACCCCGTGTCATCTACATCGACGAGATGGGGTTCAACGTATGGACAATTAAGAAACTGACTGCATTCACTTGA
- the LOC143257649 gene encoding LOW QUALITY PROTEIN: putative ATP-dependent RNA helicase DDX4 (The sequence of the model RefSeq protein was modified relative to this genomic sequence to represent the inferred CDS: inserted 2 bases in 1 codon) produces the protein MYDDDDDYINDDDDDDTNDDINDDDVDDDNNDDDDNDTNDIINTNGKPREAPYIPPEPIENENELFDGVPQGINFARYEEFPVKLSGSNAPRPVNNFEDVDFRETITKNIKRCEYDKSTPVQKCVIPIIKAKQDLMACVQTVSGKTVAFFLPMIQKLLDSPDLLKPSFNTVEEPLAITISPTCELAIQIFKEARKFEQGSIIRKELILGGTSGWYQAQRLPKGCHILVATPGRLLDFVECGKVAFSQVCYLFLYETNRMLHMGFMPSVXKMVDDPSMTVKSKHQTLMFRAIFSEKIQRLAAEFLKLDYLFLAVGVVGSANMDVEQKLIEILNNSETDRTLVFVGQKRTADFIAAYMCQNGFPITSIHGNRIQSDREEAVMDFKSRRMPVLVATAVSIRGLDIKDVRHVVINYDLSHEINEYVHRIGHTGRVGNVERATSFFRPLLKILAEANQEIPPWLEAAAKYATDVPSVGEA, from the exons GAAAACCAAGAGAAGCACCTTATATTCCACCCGAGCCCATAGAAAATGAGAATGAGCTATTTGATGGTGTACCACAGGGAATTAATTTTGCTAGATATGAAGAGTTTCCTGTGAAACTGAGTGGTAGTAATGCTCCTAGGCCAGTCAACAACTTTGAAGATGTGGATTTTCGAGAAACCATCACAAAGAACATAAAGAGATGTGAATACGATAAATCAACACCAGTGCAGAAATGTGTTATACCCATCATTAAAGCAAAACAGGACTTGATGGCTTGTGTTCAGACGGTTTCTGGAAAGACA gTTGCTTTCTTCTTACCAATGATTCAAAAACTGCTTGATTCACCTGATCTTTTaaaaccttcttttaatactgtAGAAGAACCATTAGCAATTACAATTTCACCAACATGTGAATTGGCAATACAGATTTTTAAAGAAGCAAGAAAATTTGAACAAGGTAGTATAATAAGGAAAGAGTTGATACTTGGAGGAACATCAGGTTGGTACCAGGCTCAAAGATTACCAAAAGGATGCCATATCCTTGTTGCCACACCTGGCAGATTGTTGGATTTTGTTGAATGTGGAAAG GTGGCTTTTTCTCAAGTCTGTTATCTGTTCTTATACGAAACTAACAGGATGTTACACATGGGCTTCATGCCTTCTGT AAAAATGGTGGATGATCCTTCCATGACAGTAAAATCGAAGCATCAGACTCTCATGTTTAGAGCTATATTCTCTGAAAAAATACAGCGACTAGCAGCGGAGTTTCTTAAgctagattatttatttttagcagtTGGTGTTGTTGGCTCTGCtaatatggatgtcgaacagaaactcatagaaatattaaacaattcag AAACTGATCGTACACTGGTGTTTGTTGGGCAGAAGAGGACTGCTGATTTCATAGCAGCATACATGTGTCAGAATGGGTTTCCTATAACCAGCATACATGG TAACCGAATACAGAGCGATAGGGAGGAAGCTGTGATGGACTTTAAAAGTAGACGAATGCCAGTATTGGTTGCTACTGCAGTTTCTATCAGAGGCTTGGACATCAAGGATGTGAGACATGTTGTTATAAACTACGATTTGTCTCATGAAATCAATGAATACGTTCATCGAATTGGACACACAGGTCGAGTAGGAAATGTTGAGAGAGCAACTAGTTTTTTTAGGCCTTTGTTAAAGATATTGGCCGAA gcCAATCAAGAAATTCCTCCATGGCTAGAAGCAGCAGCTAAATATGCAACTGATGTGCCATCTGTTGGAGAAGCTTGA